The window GTCCCAAGACAGCATGCTTGGAGGCGCAATAAGCATGTGATGCTGCGCCACCGATGTTAGAGCTCAAGCTAGAGGTCGAAAGTATGCAGCCACTTCGAGCCGGGACCATGACTCGAGCCGCGTGTTTCATGCCTAGGAAAACAGCGGTCACGTTGATGGCCATGACCCGCTCGAAATCAGACTTGAGGTTGTCCAAAATTCGAGGCTTGTTGGGATCGGAGATGCCAGCGTTGTTGAACATGATGTCAAGTTTTCCGTAGGCTGAAACTGCTTTGTCTACTGCATCTTTTATGTGGTCTTCATTTGTGACATCACAATGGACGTAAATAGCGTTGGACTTTCCCAATGCTTCGACAACTGTGTGCCCTAGTTCATCTTGAATATCCGCGATAACAACCTTAGCTCCGTGCTGAACGAAGATCCTCGCGGTGCATTCACCTATGCCGCTGGATCCTCCGGTGATCAGGGCGACCTTACCCTCCAACCTATATATtatccaaaataaaaaaaataattcttaataaaattttatgtgtaaagTCATTTAGCTATGAGTTGCAATGAGCTTACAGTTTGTACTTACCTTGCCATTGCACCAGAGATGGACGATGAGTGAGTCTGATAGAGTAATGGGGAAGGAGCTGGAAGAGAACCATATTTATACCGAACAAAACAATAAAATACTttatcactatattatctttacaaattacaattattAAGCCTGCAGCTGGAGCATCTAGATTAGTTAAGCATAATGACAAAACAGGATCTATCAAACTCAAGCTCTTGACGATGCTGTAGTAGGTAGCCaggtaaatataatattaattaaacctATCAAGAATAGTGCACGAGCGCAATCGTTCAACAACACAGGGCCACGCTCATATAGTCCAGCAGCCTACGTAATCTAATTCTAAAGTTCGtgcaattaattaattaacatttTCAGAGACTTCGCCATAGTAAAATAATGATACAGAACCAATAGTTTTGAATAACTGTTAATATGAATACTTAGTTAAAGGTTGAGTGATTAACTTGTGTTTATCCTTGTTTAAGGTTATTAGAAGTTTAGCTCACTTGAGCTCACTTGATGGATAACGATCTTGGGGTGACACATCAATACATTATACATCAAACACACTTTCTTAGAACGTAAACCACAAGTAGACCTATCAGGACAACCGAAACATAGTATCGACAATGtttataaaaaaagtaatttattgTTTTGTATGGAagaatctatatatttataaataaaatctctttttattatttatttgattaatttgtggatatgtaaattctaatataattaatatgtatatttttgtgaaatcaaatttcaaaaatcaaaataatacaacaaaagaaatgaatattttcaatttctcaacttaaaatataaaattaatatataaatatatcataaaaacaaccgaaaataaattgTTTGTAGATTATAATCACGAGCCAAACACATACACTCCGTGTTTTTActaaatgaaaaatatgaaaaattattattgactTTTTGATACCACGACCAAGCAGGAATATCAATAATTTTGTAAACCAAGGATGATTGAGAAACTTCACAACACAAAAATAAGACTTTATGTGTTTTAGAATCGTTTGACTTTTTCATACTCCAAAATCATTTGACTgcataactaaaattattatttttaattttttttctaattaaaaagaattatattataatttttttaaaaaaattttaaaaataataattttaactaagcTGTCAAAAACATAAAAACGTTTgcgttaaaaattcaaataaattatatttcaaaaccaaGTAAGTAGTTCACTGGAACTGTTCATTGCATTATAGAAGTACCAAcagaaaataattttgttaCTAAATTTACTGTCGGAAAACAATTACAAGTTAAAATCAGAAAGACCAGTTGACTGCACAAACCTAGCTTAAATATGTCGGATCGTCAATGTCGGATCATAATTGTAGTAGATATTCATTTGAAATTGAGGAACTATTCAGTATTGATCATATTTATGGACAGTTGAGCTTCCCGAATTTAGCATAAAGAGAGTTTGTCATTGCTCATTAGGTCTTGTTAGGACCTCCTGCTCTCTGTTTCATGTCAATGTATCCCGGGACGGAGCTAGAATTTTGGAAGTAGTGGGGGCAAAAATAGGCTAGAGGGAGGTACAACACACTAACTGTGGGGCAACTTAACAATTTGGTTAAATTAGAAATTAGTAGTAGAGATATGGATTTACCCTGAAAGTCGGTGGGGGCAAGTACCCCCACTGCCCCCACCCTGAATCCGTCCCTTTATGTATCCACCCTCAAATTCCCTTTATGTATCCACCCTCATGCCAAGTGTTCAGACAGACCGTAGGTGCTGATCCTATGATATTAAGGATGCAGTTCAATCCTCTCATACTAGGCCGAAGCCATCAGCACTGAACCAGGAGCTTCTAAgctttttttcttttgacaGACAGGGAGCTTCTAAACTTAATAACAATAGGATTGTTATTACATTACCCTCAGGCACGAATGTCATTGTTTGCAAAGGGCAATAGAGGACT of the Daucus carota subsp. sativus chromosome 4, DH1 v3.0, whole genome shotgun sequence genome contains:
- the LOC108217942 gene encoding secoisolariciresinol dehydrogenase → MARLEGKVALITGGSSGIGECTARIFVQHGAKVVIADIQDELGHTVVEALGKSNAIYVHCDVTNEDHIKDAVDKAVSAYGKLDIMFNNAGISDPNKPRILDNLKSDFERVMAINVTAVFLGMKHAARVMVPARSGCILSTSSLSSNIGGAASHAYCASKHAVLGLTKNLAVELGQFGIRVNCLSPYAMATPLARSFVGIQDDEILEGVMNSLANLKGVTLKTEDVANAALYLASDEAKYVSGQNLFVDGGFGIVNSAFKLFQYPEDEPLA